TGCCGGCGGGCAGCACCATCACCGGGTCCTCCTCGGGGGTGCCGACGACCTCCACGCCGGCGTCGCGGTAGCGGAAGCGCCACTGCCACTGGAAGGCGGTCACCTCGACGGTGACGGCGGGGTCGGCGCTCACGTGGTCGACCCGGTCCTGGGTCCGCACGTTCACGAGGAACAGGATGGCCACGATGACGAGCGGTGCCGCCGTGTAGACGATCTCCAGCGGGATGTTGGCGTGGGTCTGCTTCGGGACGGCGTCGTCGTCGCCCGAGCGGCGGCGGAACCGGATGACGGCGAAGAGGATGAGGGCCCACACGAACACGCCGACGGCCACCGCCGCCCACATCGACCCCTGCCACAGCCGGAAGATGTCCCGGCCCTGGCGGGTGGCGCCGCGGGGCGCCCCGAACGTCGGCCCGTCGTTCCCGCACGCCGAGAGGACGGCGCCGAGCAGCAGTGCCGGTGCCAATCCCCGCCACGGACGACGCATCGCCGGGGAACGCTAGCGCTTCGACCTCGTTCGTTCGCTCCGCTCACGCCATCCGGTCGAGTCCTCCGTGGCGTTGCCCGGTGGCGGGCGGGCCGGCCACGACGCTACGGGGTGGGCTGGCCGATGTCCTCGCCGGCGTCGGAGATCCCGTCGTCCATCAGCTCCACCTCGAGCTCCTCTCGCCGGGTGATGGGGTCGTCGGGCTCGGCGGCCGCCTCCTCCCGCACCTCGTCCTGCGTCTGCTGCTCGGGGTCGCGCTCGCTCATGGCACAGTTCTAACCCGTGGACACCACCGAGCTGCGCGTGGACACCGGCGGCCGGCGCGTCACCGACCTCACCGAGGAGGTCACCGCGTTCTGCTCGGGGCGGGGCGACGGGCTGCTCAGCGTCTTCGCGCCCCATGCCACCGCCGGCCTCGCCCTCATGGAGACGGGTTCGGGGTCGGAGGCCGACCTGGACGAGCTGCTGGACCGGCTCCTGCCCCGCGACGGCCGGTACCGGCACCGGCACGGGTCGACGGGGCACGGCGCCGACCACGTGATGCCCGTGCTGGTCAGCCCCTCGCTCGTGATCCCCGTGGTCTGCGGCCGGCCCCGGCTCGGCACGTGGCAGAGCGTCGTCCTGGTCGACCCCAACGAGGACAACCCGGCGCGGACCGTCCGCCTCAGCTTCCTGGCCGGCTAGGGCCGCCGTCGCCGAGCAGCCCCTCGGCGACGGCCAGCGCGGCGGCCGCCTCGCCGCCACCTTCCCGGCCGGCCGATGCCCGCCCGGCCAGGAAGGTGGCGAGGGGTGCGTTCCTCCGCTCGGTGCCGTGGGCGACCACCCGGGCGAGGTCGAGCACGGCGTCCACCTCGGCGGGGCCGAGGCGGGCCACGGCGAGGGCGTCGGCGAAGCGGTCCAGCCAGTCGTCCATGTCCACAGCGTGCCCGCACCGGGGCGCCGCCGTCAGGACGGGACCTGGAACGACGCCTTGAACGCCTCGAACTCGTCCTGGGACTCGGCCCAGCGGCTCTCGGCCGCCTGGAAGTTGAGGGCGAACCCGTAGCGGCCGGTGACCATCCCCAGGTTCACGGCATGGAGGCGGGCACCGCCCGACGTGTACGCGTACTCCCACAGGGCGGCGTCGAAGCCCTTGTAGGTGGTGGGCTCGATGCGGATCTCCTGGTAGGCCTCGTGGCGGGCGCCGAAGCTCCTCGACAGGCTCTCCCAGGCACCCTCGGGCGACGGGCCGGGTTTGTCGGTCCAGTCGACGCGCAGGTAGGTCCCCGTCCCGGGGTCGGTGATGTCGGTGCGGGTGCCGTCGAGGGGCGTCACCCGCCACCCCGGCGGATGGGCGATCCGGTAGCCGACCTTGGGATCGGTGTACGTGACCCAGCCGGGCGGGGCGCCCTCGGGCGCCGCCGTCGTCGGCGACTCGCCACCGCTGGTGGTGGTCGTGGTGGTGGTGGCCGTCGTCGGGCCGGTGGCCGTCTCGTCCCGGTCGCCGTTCCCCGAAGCCGCCCAGCCGAGGATGGCGACGAGCACGGCCACGCCGGCCAGGACGGCGGCGAGGGCCAGCCCCCGACGGGGGCGGCCGCCGCCGGCGGGCGGGCGACGGGCCGGCTCCCGATCGCGCTGCGGGCGCTCCGCGGGCGGCGTGGCCGGGCGGCGTGGGGCGGGCGCCGGGCGCGGAGCGCCCGCAGCGCGAT
This genomic stretch from Acidimicrobiales bacterium harbors:
- the coxB gene encoding cytochrome c oxidase subunit II; the protein is MRRPWRGLAPALLLGAVLSACGNDGPTFGAPRGATRQGRDIFRLWQGSMWAAVAVGVFVWALILFAVIRFRRRSGDDDAVPKQTHANIPLEIVYTAAPLVIVAILFLVNVRTQDRVDHVSADPAVTVEVTAFQWQWRFRYRDAGVEVVGTPEEDPVMVLPAGSTVRLVLRTTDVQHSFYVPEFLYKRDAVPGITNELDLEVLEEGRYDGRCAEFCGLLHDRMDFVVEAVSRAEFDRWIAEQRTSPNVGGTAMGAGR
- a CDS encoding secondary thiamine-phosphate synthase enzyme YjbQ; protein product: MDTTELRVDTGGRRVTDLTEEVTAFCSGRGDGLLSVFAPHATAGLALMETGSGSEADLDELLDRLLPRDGRYRHRHGSTGHGADHVMPVLVSPSLVIPVVCGRPRLGTWQSVVLVDPNEDNPARTVRLSFLAG
- a CDS encoding DUF6457 domain-containing protein; the encoded protein is MDDWLDRFADALAVARLGPAEVDAVLDLARVVAHGTERRNAPLATFLAGRASAGREGGGEAAAALAVAEGLLGDGGPSRPGS